CGGGGGTGCATTGCGGATGCTGACCAGCTCGGCCTTGACGTCGGTGGTTAGTGCCACGACACTCCTTCACGTTCACGCGCCGGATCGCGACGCAAACGTCCAGCTTACTCGGCCGGGCGGCCCACTACTCTCGGCCGAGGTCCCGGTGACGGACGTTCACGGCGACGCCGGGGATCGCGGCCAGACGGCGGCCCAACTCCTCCGACATCGCCACGGAGCGGTGCTTTCCCCCCGTGCAGCCGATCGCGATCGTCGAGTGGCTCTTGTTCTCGCGCTGATATCCCTCGAGCACCGGTACCAAGGCCGCGGAGTACGCATCCAGGAATTCCATCGCGCCGTCGCGGGAGAGCACGTAGTCCCGGACCTCCTCGTCCTGGCCCGTCAAGCCTCGAAGCTCCTCGTTCCAGAACGGGTTCGGCAGGAACCGCATGTCGGCGACGATGTCGACATCGGTCGGCAGCCCGTACTTGAACCCGAAGCTCAGCAGGGTGACGCGATGGCGCGCCTGGCCCTCCTCCGAGAAGATGTCGGAGACCTGGGTCGCGAGCTGGTGGATGTTGAGGGTCGAGGTGTCGATGACGAGGTCGGCCGCTTCGCGGATCGGCGCGAGCCGGGCACGCTCGATGCGGATGCCGTCCAGCAGGGTTCCTTCGCCCTGCAGCGGATGCGGTCTGCGCACGGACTCGAACCGACGCACCAGCACGTCGTCGGACGCGTCGAGGAAGAGCACCCGCACGGAACCCCGTGAACGCAGCGCACGCGCCACCCCGGGGAAGTCGTCGAAGAGATTGCGGCCGCGCACATCGACCACGGCCGCGACCTTCGGAAGGGCGGTGCCGCCCATGTCGGTCAGATCCAGCAGCGGACGCAGGATCTGCGGGGGCAGGTTGTCGACCACGTACCAGCCGAGATCCTCGAGTGCGTTCGCCACCGTCGTCCGACCCGCGCCGGACATTCCCGTGACGATGAGGAACTCGCCCTTTTCCCCGTCAGCCATTGCTCAGTGCTCCCTCTCCCCCTCGGCCTCCAGCCTAGCGAGTGGACAGGTGCGTGTGGATGTTCTGAGCGAGCACGGGACCGATTCCCTGGACTTCTTCGATCTGTCCCGGCTCGGCCGCACGCAGAGCGGTGACCGAGCCGAAGTGCTTGAGCAGCACCTTGATGCGCGCGGCGCCGAGCCCCGGCACCTCGGCGAGCACCGAACTGATGTCGTTTCGCCGCTTCTTGCGCTGATGTGTGATCGCGAACCGGTGCGCCTCGTCGCGCAGACGCTGCAGCAGGTAGAGCGCCTCACTCGTGCGGGGCAGGATCACGGGGAAGTCGTCTCCGGGGAGCCAGACCTCTTCGAGTCGCTTGGCGATGCCGCAGACCGCGATCTCGGTGTGTCCGGCATCGCGCAGCGCTCGCGCCGCAGCTTCGACCTGCGGTTGGCCGCCGTCGACCAGGAGCAGCTGAGGCGGGTAGGCGAAACGGGGCTTGCGGCGCACCGTCGCCTCGCCTACGTCTTCCGCGACGACCTCGTCGGTCGTCGGGTCGATCGTCTCCGACTCGTCAGGACGATCGAGGTAGGCGAGCCGTCGACGGAGCACCTGGTACATCGAGTCCGTGTCGTCCGTGGTCTCGGCGATGTTGAACGATCGGTACTGATCTTTGCGGGGCAGCCCGTCTTCGAAGACCACCATCGACGCCACGACATTCGTGCCGCCCAGGTGCGAGATGTCGAAGCACTCGATGCGCAAGGGCGCCTCGTCCATGCCGAGGGCCTCCTGCAGGTCTGTGAGTGCCTGGGTGCGCGCGACATAGTCGGTGGTGCGACGGGTCTTGTGACGGATGAGCGCCTGCTGCGCGTTCAGAGTCGCGGTGCGCATGAGGTCGGCACGCTGACCGCGCTGTGCGACCGCGATCTCGACCTTCTTGCCCCGACGCTCGCGCAGCCACTCCTCGAGCTCCGCGGCGTCGTCGGGCAGGGTGGGGACCAGGATGCGCCGCGGAACGTCCTGTGCCTCGCCGTAGGCCTGCTGCAGCACCTGCTCAACGAGCTCGCCGCTGGAGATGTCGATCTCCTTCTCGATCGTCAGCGCGCGCACACCGCGCACTCTGCCACCGCGGATCACGAAGTGCTGCACCGCAGCGGCCAGCTCGTCCTCGGCGATGCCGAACAGGTCGGCGTCCTCGTCACTGGGGAGCACGAGTGCGCTCTTGCCGAGTACCGCCTCGATCGCGGAGAGCTTGTCGCGATACTTCGCCGCCGCTTCGTAGTCCATCGCCGCGGAGGCCGCCAGCATCCGCTTGGTGAGTTCACGGGTGAAGCGCTCGTCGCCACCGGCCATGAACGCGACGAAGTCGTCGACCATGGCGCGGTGCTCCTCGATGCTCACCGTCATCGAGCACGGACCACCGCACTTGCCGATCTGTCCGGGGAAGCACGGCCTGCCCGTCTGCATGGCGCGCCGGTAGCTGGAGTCGCTGCACGTACGGATCGGGAACGCCTTGACCATCAGGTCGATGGTCTCGTGCACCGCCCACACCTTCGGGAACGGACCGAAGTACCGCGCCCCCGGGATCTTCCGGTTGCGGGTCACGATCACGCGGGGCGCTTCGTCCGCGAGCGTCACCGCCATGAACGGGTACGACTTGTCGTCTTTGTAGCGCACGTTGAAGGGCGGATCGAACTCCTTGATCCACATGTACTCGAGCTGCAGCGAATCGACGTCGGTCGGCACGACGGTCCACTCGACGGAGGCCGCGGTTGTCACCATGCGCCGCGTGCGCTCGTGCAGCGTGCGTAGCGGCGCGAAGTAGTTCGAGAGGCGCTGACGAAGGTTCTTCGCCTTGCCGACGTAGAGCACCCGACCGGCGGCGTCGCGGAAGCGGTACACGCCGGGGTCGGTGGGGATCTCCCCCGGCCTCGGCTTGTACGACAGGACGTCGGCCATCAGCTGGCCTTCCGCGCGGAGCGCCCCTCACCCAGGATCTCGGAGAGGAACAGACCGGTGTGACTCTCCTCGACGCGCGCGATCTGCTCCGGTGTGCCCGTGGCGATGATCTGTCCGCCGCCGGAACCGCCCTCGGGTCCGAGGTCGATCACCCAGTCGGCCGACTTGATCACATCGAGGTTGTGCTCGATGACGATGACCGTGTTGCCCTTGTCGACCAGACCGCCCAGCACCTCGAGGAGCTTGCGGACGTCTTCGAAGTGCAGACCCGTCGTCGGCTCGTCGAGCACGTAGATGCTGCGCCCGTTGCTGCGGCGCTGAAGCTCGGTCGCCAGCTTGACGCGCTGCGCCTCACCGCCCGAGAGCGTCGTCGCCGACTGGCCGAGCCGCACGTAGCCGAGCCCGACGTCGACGAGCGTCTTCATGTAGCGGTGGATCGCCTGGATGGGCTCGAAGAAGTCGGCTGCCTCCTCGATCGGCATCTCGAGCACCTCGGCGATGTTCTTGCCCTTGTAGTGCACGGCGAGCGTGTCGCGGTTGTAGCGCTTGCCGTGG
The DNA window shown above is from Microbacterium maritypicum and carries:
- the rapZ gene encoding RNase adapter RapZ: MADGEKGEFLIVTGMSGAGRTTVANALEDLGWYVVDNLPPQILRPLLDLTDMGGTALPKVAAVVDVRGRNLFDDFPGVARALRSRGSVRVLFLDASDDVLVRRFESVRRPHPLQGEGTLLDGIRIERARLAPIREAADLVIDTSTLNIHQLATQVSDIFSEEGQARHRVTLLSFGFKYGLPTDVDIVADMRFLPNPFWNEELRGLTGQDEEVRDYVLSRDGAMEFLDAYSAALVPVLEGYQRENKSHSTIAIGCTGGKHRSVAMSEELGRRLAAIPGVAVNVRHRDLGRE
- the uvrC gene encoding excinuclease ABC subunit UvrC, whose product is MADVLSYKPRPGEIPTDPGVYRFRDAAGRVLYVGKAKNLRQRLSNYFAPLRTLHERTRRMVTTAASVEWTVVPTDVDSLQLEYMWIKEFDPPFNVRYKDDKSYPFMAVTLADEAPRVIVTRNRKIPGARYFGPFPKVWAVHETIDLMVKAFPIRTCSDSSYRRAMQTGRPCFPGQIGKCGGPCSMTVSIEEHRAMVDDFVAFMAGGDERFTRELTKRMLAASAAMDYEAAAKYRDKLSAIEAVLGKSALVLPSDEDADLFGIAEDELAAAVQHFVIRGGRVRGVRALTIEKEIDISSGELVEQVLQQAYGEAQDVPRRILVPTLPDDAAELEEWLRERRGKKVEIAVAQRGQRADLMRTATLNAQQALIRHKTRRTTDYVARTQALTDLQEALGMDEAPLRIECFDISHLGGTNVVASMVVFEDGLPRKDQYRSFNIAETTDDTDSMYQVLRRRLAYLDRPDESETIDPTTDEVVAEDVGEATVRRKPRFAYPPQLLLVDGGQPQVEAAARALRDAGHTEIAVCGIAKRLEEVWLPGDDFPVILPRTSEALYLLQRLRDEAHRFAITHQRKKRRNDISSVLAEVPGLGAARIKVLLKHFGSVTALRAAEPGQIEEVQGIGPVLAQNIHTHLSTR